A stretch of Bacteroidota bacterium DNA encodes these proteins:
- a CDS encoding site-specific DNA-methyltransferase, which produces MMLKEFSVGIGKIVQGDCVDVLKTLPENEIVLAFTSPPYLNAINYEEHIEKLNGKKKRWDRKEISYEDYKQFLKERFKELLRVIRPGGHNVVNISPISWNGERTALPFHFVIWMEEIGWKFKEDIIWEKPIARDRRSGVLLQHPYPGYYYPSLVAEYVFVFQKPAEKEGKANIYWNRTFEEKENNVIDLSDYQGEKSKNVWKIRPVAPQENIHPCPFPIELADRIIQLYSYKNDIVIDIFTGSGQTNIAAEKLGRRHIGIETQSEYIKYAIGKINAEISNQTFTFEEKR; this is translated from the coding sequence GTTGGTATTGGAAAGATTGTTCAAGGTGACTGCGTTGATGTACTGAAAACTTTGCCAGAAAACGAAATTGTTTTGGCTTTTACTTCTCCTCCATACTTGAATGCGATAAATTATGAAGAGCATATCGAGAAACTTAATGGTAAAAAAAAAAGATGGGATAGAAAAGAAATTTCGTATGAAGATTACAAACAATTTCTCAAAGAAAGATTTAAGGAATTATTGCGAGTCATCCGTCCTGGCGGGCATAATGTAGTAAATATTTCACCAATCTCTTGGAATGGTGAACGAACCGCACTACCTTTTCATTTTGTAATTTGGATGGAAGAAATCGGATGGAAATTTAAAGAAGACATAATTTGGGAGAAACCGATTGCAAGGGATAGACGATCGGGAGTTTTATTACAGCATCCGTACCCTGGATACTATTATCCAAGCTTAGTTGCTGAATATGTTTTTGTTTTTCAAAAACCCGCGGAGAAAGAAGGAAAGGCAAATATTTATTGGAATCGAACATTCGAGGAAAAAGAAAACAATGTAATAGATTTATCGGACTATCAGGGTGAGAAGAGCAAGAATGTTTGGAAGATTCGTCCGGTTGCACCTCAAGAAAATATTCATCCTTGCCCATTTCCAATCGAACTTGCTGATAGAATAATTCAACTGTATTCTTATAAAAACGACATTGTTATAGATATCTTCACCGGTAGTGGTCAGACAAACATTGCGGCAGAAAAATTAGGCAGAAGACACATCGGTATTGAAACTCAAAGTGAGTACATAA